Proteins encoded together in one Ammospiza nelsoni isolate bAmmNel1 chromosome Z, bAmmNel1.pri, whole genome shotgun sequence window:
- the LOC132086783 gene encoding interleukin-6 receptor subunit beta-like: protein MKNSLLAAIFLLVRGSCRCSARDSPFCRQLPDWDNELVCYKELSEDLTCTWLPVPSAANTVNYTVYLKWNKIRKLFQRNTSSPSITIERKNLYIERFATIWIAVNYDNDTCAKGKNISVLPSKAGKCLSPSNINAYQITNQLIMKWDLPTAHTPYELRYREALTESAPWTVVPVGSNVSNVTISNLNAMSSYIVQLRCMTKDDLNCVCIWGKEILVPHKLMNKPRISYNVTTQVSPGRRSVLLKWEVAQSENILGYFVNVERIPNSCSQPPNHISLKDRKILVNVSMAYYRLNISAYNEAGESPRAIYIVPEFPVTDLPGQIHVKSQGTNAVVTWTPEYKPKCFVVDWGTSKENMHMKIITTATGNFTLDNFQPYKLYKIMVHASDVCQCESFIKHEKTFGVTHFYFIEGVPRTGPANVTILNITKHSALVKWTEIPAEDRLGFLQGYRISYTDSSRKKSPAVTLNTSITSYHLTGLKEKTTYRVQISGFTSAGEGPQTLSQPFSTPKYDKGELEGFVIGLCFSMVLILVFAPLTCSLVIKRLKISYWHSVPTPGNSTALQDVANWKCVSGSLLQALSDNDTTSLFVIEHESKVPLTLDLSVDGGEDNKHNTCQSEKPSNSTDMSPRHEEIPAEAVTSEEDTISTKVPLLSDYASMEFSQKALMGLAMSTPERTAHPHLKMELSSKPAQTVQKVLFASQDYLKQSQVVLLPSGPNFMGQAN, encoded by the exons ATTGGGACAATGAATTGGTGTGTTACAAAGAGTTAAGTGAGGATCTAACCTGCACCTGGCTGCCAGTACCTAGTGCTGCAAATACAGTTAATTATACTGTATACCTAAAATG gaacAAAATACGAAAACTTTTTCAGCGAAACACATCATCACCTTCCATCACAATAGAACGAAAGAATCTCTACATTGAGAGATTTGCAACCATTTGGATAGCAGTGAATTATGACAATGACACCTGTGCCAAAGGAAAGAACATCTCAGTTTTACCAAGCAAAGCAG GAAAGTGTTTGTCACCATCTAACATAAATGCTTATCAGATCACAAACCAATTGATAATGAAGTGGGACCTGCCCACAGCTCATACACCATATGAGCTGAGATACAGAGAGGCACTCACAGAATCTGCTCCATGGACAGTG gtGCCTGTAGGAAGTAATGTGTCCAATGTCACCATTTCAAATTTAAATGCTATGTCTTCATACATTGTTCAGCTCAGATGCATGACCAAGGATGATCTCAACTGTGTTTGCATTTGGGGCAAGGAGATTTTGGTCCCTCACA AACTCATGAACAAGCCAAGAATATCATATAATGTAACTACACAAGTCTCTCCAGGAAGAAGAAGTGTTCTCTTGAAGTGGGAG GTAGCACAAAGTGAGAATATCCTTGGATATTTTGTTAATGTGGAAAGAATACCCAACAGTTGCAGCCAACCACCAAATCACATCTCtctcaaagacagaaaaattcttGTTAATGTCTCCATGGCTTACTACAGACTTAATATTTCTGCCTATAATGAAGCAGGAGAATCTCCACGAGCTATCTACATTGTCCCAGAATTCCCTGTAACAG ACTTGCCTGGTCAAATCCATGTCAAAAGCCAAGGAACAAATGCAGTTGTCACATGGACTCCAGAATACAAACCAAAATGTTTTGTGGTTGACTGGGGCACTAGTAAAGAGAATATGCACATGAAAATAATAACTACGGCTACTGGAAATTTCACATTAG acAATTTTCAGCCATATAAGTTGTACAAAATAATGGTACATGCATCTGATGTGTGTCAGTGTGAAAGTTTCATAAAACATGAAAAGACTTTTGGAGTGACTCACTTTTACTTCATTGAAGGAG TTCCTAGGACTGGTCCCGCTAATGTGACAATTCTGAATATCACAAAGCATTCTGCACTTGTGAAGTGGACTGAAATACCTGCAGAAGACCGTCTGGGCTTTCTCCAGGGATACAGGATCAGTTACACAGATTCATCAAGGAAGAAGTCTCCAG CTGTTACTCTCAACACTTCTATCACAAGTTACCATCTTACCGGACTGAAGGAAAAGACCACCTATCGTGTGCAGATTTCAGGATTCACTAGTGCTGGAGAAGGACCTCAGACTCTTTCACAGCCTTTCAGCACTCCAAAATATG ATAAAGGAGAACTTGAAGGTTTTGTGATTGGTCTTTGTTTCAGCATGGTactcattctggtttttgcacCTCTCACTTGTTCTCTGGTGATTAAAAG GCTGAAAATATCATATTGGCACAGTGTGCCCACCCCAGGAAACAGCACTGCACTCCAGGATGTG GCTAATTGGAAATGCGTTtcaggatcactgcttcagGCCCTATCAGACAATGATACCACCAGCCTTTTTGTCATAGAGCATGAATCAAAGGTTCCTCTGACCCTAGATCTCTCCGTAGATGGTGGAGAAGACAACAAGCATAACACCTGCCAGTCAGAAAAACCTAGCAATAGCACAGACATGAGTCCAAGGCATGAAGAAATCCCTGCAGAAGCAGTGACAAGTGAAGAAGACACCATTTCCACGAAAGTACCACTCTTGAGTGACTATGCCAGCATGGAGTTTAGTCAGAAAGCCCTGATGGGTCTGGCAATGAGCACACCTGAAAGAACTGCTCATCCTCATCTGAAAATGGAACTAAGCAGTAAGCCAGCACAAACTGTGCAGAAGGTTTTGTTTGCTTCCCAGGACTACCTCAAACAAAGCCAGGTGGTACTTCTGCCATCTGGACCAAATTTCATGGGACAAGCCAATTAA